The Rhododendron vialii isolate Sample 1 chromosome 3a, ASM3025357v1 nucleotide sequence AGTCGGAGAATTAGTTGGTTTAAACTTATGTCACATAATGGCTGCTTGTCTTTCATTGAATTTCATGTTTTAGTTCGTAAAGCAAGAATTGTGGACTATTTCGCATTTGGTTGCTGTTTCTATAAACTTTGTATATGTAAACTTTGTAAACTTCAATATTGTCTTTGAGTTTATTACCAagactttttgttttgctaTCTTTTCTCACCTACGCGCGTTTAGTTAAAATAATTGTGCCTCATGTCTACGCCCCTACATATCCTTGCGCCTCTCACCCTTAGGAACTATGGCCACAACAGTCTTTTGCAGTCCATTTCGACTTTCACATAATTCATTGAAATACGATGAAAAATTGGCAATAATTCTATGTATCCCAAAAGTCAAATTAACGGATGGATTTTCTTTTATATGTGAGACCCAAATTGCCAAGTGAATCTCAATCATTGATTTCACTTTCAAAGTAAAATTTTAGGAGGTATCCAGCATGGCTAAAGAAGAATAAGACACCACCAAATCAAATAAGCTCACCACCACACCTTTTACCGGGCCTACCACTAGTACTACGTGGTCCTGAACTTACCCCGATAGGCAATTCCGCAATAGTCATCTTCATGTTTTGGcgtttttccatttttccatttgatttgacatcataaaaaatgcACCTAGTGACAATAGCCACATGATCATTGATCATCACTGATAGGGAAGTAAATTCTAACCGTCAGAGGAGTAGAAGTGGGCTTTTCCTTCAAACCAATTCATTGCCGCCACGTCATCAAATGTACAAAACTAATTGTACAATCAGGTGATGTGCTTTGGACTCTTAATTGGGGTTAAACCATTTACTCATTCGGTAAAAACTAGTGTTTTCAATTTCCAATTCGTTTAAACCGTtgtaaaaatcttattttttttatcattttatcttaaaatgtTATAATTAATTTGTGTCTCTAGGACTCCCATAGTTAAGTTTCTGCTCTTTATTAGGAATTCTATGGAGCATAAACTTAATTATAAaagtcctagagacaaaatttatttATGACTCTTTATAAtaatctgaaaaataaaatcttcgtagtggttcaaacagattgaaaattgaagcactaatttttttagaatgtttatatattaaaaaatatcattaaaaattaagtatttcaattttcaatccgtttgaaccagtgtgaagatttAGTTTCTGCTTTTTATTTGGGACCTATGgagcaaaaacttaattttgaGAGTtgtaaagacaaaatttaactataaCCCTTtggaataatatgatcagaaaaataagatcttggCAATGGTTCAAACGggttgaaaattggagcacttaatttttgaaaaatgatttccaCACTCCCTTTTAACTAtccacactttctttttttatttttatcaacacaaatttaaaatagtgtccttgaatttgtaaaaaaatgtattgaataaagagcaagatagtaaattcaagtaGATAAAGACCAAAAGAAAATATGAATTAttaaaaggggagtgtgaaaatcatttccctaatcTTTTTTAGTCATATGTTATCCTTCAATTTCTGGAAATTGAAACACATGTTTTTACCGGGAGAATAGTTGGCTTTCCCAGTTAAGAGTGAGTCCAAATCACAGCATGTGATTCTACAATTGGCTTTGTACTTTTAATGATGTGGTGGCAAGAaattggtttggaggaaaagtCCACTTCTCCTCCCAGCGGAGAGAATTTATTCTCCTCTCCACTAATAGATAAAGAACACAATACGCAGAAGAAGATAATATTCACTGTATGACACCCCAACGCAGACTGTGGGAGCATGTCTTTGCACcgtaattgagagagagagagagagagagagagagagagagagagagagagagagagagagagagagagaacatggaCACGAAGGAAGCaatcttcatgacgagaggagATGGGGAAAATAGCTATGCCCAACTCTCTTGTTTAACGGTCCGTCTCCCAATTCCCCCTAAACATCAACACAAACAaaattgcttttcttttctatatatCGCAGAATTAACTAGTACTATGATTATTATATTTTCAGTAAAGCAGGAAATGTACGAGATTCTGTATATTCAACGGATTCTCTCTATTTTGCAGCAAAAGGTAAACGCCGTAACCAAACCCCTACTAGAAAACGCGGTCCGATCTCTATTCTCCAAAGGCTTCCACGTTCACGGAGTCCTTAACATAGCCGACTTGGGCTGCGCAGCGGGCCCAAATGCGTTCTCTATCATTTCCACGGTCAAAGAGACCGTGGAAATGAAATCGCAGGAATTGAATTACCAAACACCGGAATTGCAGTTCTACTTGAACGATCTTCCGGGAAATGATTTCAACACTTTATTCAGAGGGTTGTCTTATGAGAATTCGTGCTTTCTGGCGGGGGTTCCGGGGTCTTTCCACGGGCGGATTTTTCCCCGTAAGAGCTTGCATTTGGTCCATTCCTCGTACAGTGTCCATTGGCTCTCTCAGGTTTCTGTCCCTTCCTTCAATTCCTCTGTTTTTAACTGTTAATCCACTGCAAATTCGCTTAATTCACGTAGGAACAAGGAATTAATTTGCCATGTGATGGGCTTGGAAAGAGCACAAACTCCAGCTaagatttttgagtttttttttttttttgttttctccttatttaaattttttttgcgtttgtcaATTTTGCGTCTagtttttgtgaattattgattcatcttgtcaaaatgaatcaaaaaataaaaaattatgatttttactcaattatttttaaaaatatccaaaataaaacCTATAAAGCCAAAAAGATCCCGAAAAATCCTTAGCGGAATGCACAATGGTGGAAATTGAGTATGTCGGGCCACGTTTAGCCCATTTGTTAAGAACCGAAACTAAACCCAGCCCACATCCCTACGTTATTTTGCTTGCTCTTTGTATAAAATTTAGGCTTATTAGACCCGGAAACTATTGtttgagaaatgattttcacactctatttttatTCTCGTGCACTCATTTTTTTTCGTTATTATTCACGTGAAGTGACTAAACTACCTTTTCTTCAACATTCCCTTTTTACATATGAACGGAAATTTTATAATTCCACACGgataaaagaccaaaaaaattagTACAAATGAATGAAagaagaatgtgaaaatcatttgtTTTCTCCTGTAAATTCCATATTAAGGAATAGTGCTATCGACCCAGTAGCTTCCTTAtagtaattttcttttatagAAGTGACGTGTATTGACCAAATTCATTTTAAATATTAATTACGTACGTACCTCATATAACCTTGAAGTTGCTCCTAACTGTTCCTTTTGGGAATGATTTTACAAGATCATAACCTGTAGGTTCAtgcagtttttttatttttgtctaaaCAATGAGTGGATCACTTGTGGAATTTTACTTGTCATTCTCAGATTATTCGTGGTAATAATCAGGTTTCATATATATGGGGAGTCAAGACTTACGTGTATCAATGAATTAGTAAGGCTTATATAGGGGCTCAATACTATTGTGAAAAATGGTCAGGGATTATATGGCctaatgttttatttttccggattatttttgttttcaattatagacatttgtttgttttgtgtctGATTTTTTCGAATCACAATTTATcttgaaataaaaaagtatgacacaaaaattaaacacaaaaacataataatatttcaagattaattttgtcttttctagaatttttgcAAGTTCCGTACTTCCGTTCAAGTCTTACAACTTGTCAATTCAAATACTAATAGATACGAATTTGAAATCTAGCAAATAAGTATTAaccaaatattcaaaaaaaaaaattgaaggaagaCCCATATAGTATAACATACTAAGAATTTGCATGGAGATTTAATTTGTTGGGAACTAAAAGGTACCAAAAGGACTGACGAGCAGAGAAGGGTTGGCATTGAACAAGGGAAACATCTACATATCAAAGACAACCAGTCCATTGGTAAGAGAAGCCTACTTGACTCAATTTGAAGAGGACTTCACCATGTTTTTGAGGTCTCGATCCGAAGAGGTAGTCCCCAATGGTTGTGCGGTCTTAATTCTACACGGCCGACAATCCCCAGATCCCTCAAGCAAGGAGTGCTGCGCCACCTGGGGACTCATTGCTGGGGCCATTGCTGCACTGGTTTCAGAGGTAAAATCCCAACTAGTACTACTTAATTCAGAGTCTTATAGTATCTACGTTTTGTTCTGTATATTGAATTTCAAGCCCCTATTCGCTTGCGATTCTTTTTGTTATTGGCTTTTTCATTTTGGTTCGCATTCTCTCTAATATTGTCTAAGTTTCGGACTCAAGGAGATAGTTCAAATCTGAACCATATATTGGTATAATCAATGATTCGGATTTGCTTAGAGACTCTTATCAGTAACTGTCAACTCTGTATGATTCAGATTTGAACTGTTCCGTCTAGCCCATATATTACTCTAACATTTACTCAATTTACATTCAAAACCCTTCTTTCAATCAAACCCTCAACTAGTAGATTGTGAAACTTGTCCACagagattagttgaggtgcatgCGCGTAATCTGGCGCAAACACACCCtcagttataaaaaaatgaaaataaaagtcAGATTTGAATTGAAGGATTTCAACAGGCaaactaaaattcaaacttCACAACAACCTGAAAGACATAAAGTCCCCGTTcatttaagggttttggattttggattctaatcattatcctatttctttccaatcattactcttatttttctttctatgtctcttcaatcattacttatattttcaatcattactctatttctcttccCTACACTCAtcacctacaaatccaaatccaaatccaaatccaaaatcccataACGAAAGAggtgatttttaaaaaaattgagtaaaatgTGAATAAAATCTAAATTCATAAAAGCGGCATTACAACGCAATTAAAGAAAGAATATTATGACTCAGTGAGTGATTgtctcacttttttttcttctttttttttatgtcaaccAAAGCCAATAATGTTAGTCCGTAAAGTTTGAACCCCAATCAAATACATAGAAGTACATGATATCAACCACTGTGTTACCACTCCATTTTGCAAGTGTTTGTCTCAGGTACATTAAAACCCAGGGTTCGGCCATTCCTGATCACCCAATGAGAAACAAGAAAACGATCCAGCTAGACTAGACCACGCATACATgtgattttgcatttttttttttctaattgtttATCAACTATTCATGataaggtaaaaaaaaacaaaagagatatTACTAGTATATCTGGATTCTGATATACTATAATCAGATCATTATTCATGTTATTTTCATCTCTTGCAACAGGGTTTGATTGAGGAGGAGAAATTAGACTCTTTCAATGTACCCTACTACACACCATCAGCAAAGGAAGTGCAAGatgtggtggagagagagggatcaTTTGCGGTTGAGCATATTGATAGCTTTGCAGTTCGCGTTGAAGGTAATTTGTCCAATATTGGAGAGAAGTTTGCCAAGAGAATCAGGGCATTCACAGAGTCGACTGTTGCCCACCATTTTGGAGAGGAATTAATGAGAAAAATATACGACAAGCTAACCAAGTTACTAGTTGAAGATTCGTCCATACAGGCGGAACCAGCCGTCACTGTTGTGGTTGTGCTTAACAAGAAATTATAGGAGGCTGCTTTGTGTTTGGGGATTTTCTTTTCTGGGTGTTTCATTGTCTATGGTTTTCCTGGAGCTATTGGGGGTAGTCGTCATTGCTTTTCGGGTTGTTTTGTGCTATCGAATAAAATCTCAGCAAGGACAAAACACAATCTGTACTTTCTATCGATGATATGTGATTTTCTTTTAGTGTCTAGCTAGCACGTACTTGTTGTTAGCTTCTTTGTACGTATTCCGTTCTGtctttgattgttttgttaTATTTCGTACTTTTAAAGTTTTAATGAAACGGTACTTTGTGAttcataaataacaatacctaAAGGGAATCTCGCAAGTGTAAGAACCGCTCATATATTGTCTATTTTTACATTGATTTATTTGGATGATCTAAAAGTAGTATTTAGCTTTCTTTCCCTTGAACGtttctctgttttttatttatattatatttttttatgtgtttaaTGGCGTTTGTTCCTTTCACCTTAGTTGTCATTTAGAGGATGGATGGATTCCATTAGAGGATGAAGAGAATCAATATTGACTTTGCTAGAAGCTAAGCCTTGATAACGTAGAAATTCTGCGAACAAATACAACGGATGCAAATGTGTTATCCCTTTACAGTTTTTTACCTctagggcccgtttggatgcgggaaaAGAATTagaggtattagttaataaggggatAAGGTAGTATGGGGTACtagttaataagggatgacccACATTTATATGATGTTTATGAAGGGAtgattaaatagtaggttgtttggatgaggttTTAGAGAAAGGAGATTAAATAATATttcgtttggatggaggattaatagGGGGTATAAGGATATGGTGGATGATATAAAAAGCTATCAAATGACCCTTTTGCCCTTGTGTAGTCCCTAAATTATTATGTAGTACATTTTATAtataattgcaaatttaattattctttcacaatttaagccataatatttatttctactaacaaattaacgaatttggtattattattaaacaatttttttttataaaaatcagttttctaaaacaaattaagtgtttcaaatttcaatccgtttgaactggtggaaaaattttagttttcagatcattttatcctaaatagtcataattcaattttgactctaggtctctcgttgattagctgtaagagatatttgattctacgactttcttagtgctaatcaacgagagccctatagtcaaaatttaattatgactatgtaggataaaatgatcataaaacTAATATCTTttcactgattcaaacggattgaaatttggaacatttaattttttacctcgtttatatattaaaaaacatatAGTTAAAAAtcaagtgttccaatttttaatctgtttgagcCAGttcgaagatcttatttttctgatcattttatcttaaatggtcataatggatttttaactctaaggcctttcaatgagcaccctaaaagagccctgaaactaaataaagagtcttaAGATAGGTTTGAATGGAAAGTATGATTTTTGGTAGAATTGAGAGTATAAGTTGGTTGAATGGTGGATGGGGAAAGGGGAAAACGAGGGGTATTTTCGTCCACAAAATACCCCCCCAAACCCGAATTATTTTTGGGGACCTCAAGAGGAGGCCAAAATTAATACCTGAGAATTCCTAGAACTGGAGAAAACGAAAATGGGGTAAGAATAATGGGGGGGAAATTGGAATGCCAAACGGGGAGAAACGAGGTGGACCCCTCTCATATACCCCCTCTTATTTTTCCCCTCTCTTTTTTACTCCATCCAAGCAAGCCCCTAAGTCCAAAAAAAGTGAcacttaattcccattaaggaAAGATtaaatacttaattaccactaggtccatttttacaaaaatacatttaccattaatgaaAATGTCATCCTAGAGTTTTAGGATATGTCAAGGTTTTATGGTACCCTAATGAGTGCCTTAGTACCCTTGGGTACCCTAAAATTTtaaggtaccctaggattttaagaTTTTAGGGTACCTTAAGATTTTGGggtttaggataccctaggatttagggtaccttagggtttaaGTTTAAGCATTTTCATAGAGCCTTAAGGTTTAGGTTTATATACTTTCATTAGAGTTTTAGGGtgtactttcctattatagggttttaacGGTATAAACacttcatagggtaccctagggacTTAGACATTTTTATACGGTACCCAAGAGTTTAGGTTCTTTTATAGAATGCCCTAGGGGTTAGGTACTTTCAGTATTCAgggttttaggtactttcattgGATTTTA carries:
- the LOC131320513 gene encoding 7-methylxanthine methyltransferase ICS1-like; this encodes MDTKEAIFMTRGDGENSYAQLSCLTQKVNAVTKPLLENAVRSLFSKGFHVHGVLNIADLGCAAGPNAFSIISTVKETVEMKSQELNYQTPELQFYLNDLPGNDFNTLFRGLSYENSCFLAGVPGSFHGRIFPRKSLHLVHSSYSVHWLSQVPKGLTSREGLALNKGNIYISKTTSPLVREAYLTQFEEDFTMFLRSRSEEVVPNGCAVLILHGRQSPDPSSKECCATWGLIAGAIAALVSEGLIEEEKLDSFNVPYYTPSAKEVQDVVEREGSFAVEHIDSFAVRVEGNLSNIGEKFAKRIRAFTESTVAHHFGEELMRKIYDKLTKLLVEDSSIQAEPAVTVVVVLNKKL